A part of Solicola gregarius genomic DNA contains:
- a CDS encoding sigma-70 family RNA polymerase sigma factor, whose amino-acid sequence MVSVATTTATKASKTTVRRPRESAEGRDSVGMYLDEISRTPLLDAAREVELAKAIEAGLFARHLLDEGKVGRAKGGAPKRASAEELEWLVEEGERAIQEFISANLRLVVSIARKYGRAQMPLLDLVQEGNTGLIRAVEKFDYVKGFKFSTYATWWVRQAITRGIAQQARVVRLPVHVVEELNQVGAARRNLERQLGREPEPDEIAGELDMDLHRVLDLIAWGRDHVSLDTPVDEDGDTSLGDLVARETLPGPDITVLDVESRDRLSGLVDKLGEREADIIRARYGLLDGRQHKLADIGRRHGISAERVRQLEREAIARLRTIADPDLAA is encoded by the coding sequence ATGGTCTCAGTGGCTACGACGACCGCAACGAAGGCGTCCAAGACAACCGTACGTCGGCCGCGCGAGTCCGCCGAAGGACGCGACAGCGTCGGCATGTATCTCGATGAGATCTCGCGGACGCCGCTCTTGGACGCGGCTCGCGAGGTCGAGCTCGCCAAGGCGATCGAGGCGGGCTTGTTCGCTCGGCACCTGCTCGACGAGGGCAAGGTCGGCCGGGCGAAGGGTGGCGCCCCGAAGCGCGCGAGCGCCGAGGAGCTGGAGTGGCTCGTCGAGGAGGGCGAGCGCGCCATCCAGGAGTTCATCTCCGCGAACCTCCGGCTCGTCGTCTCGATCGCGCGCAAGTACGGCCGCGCCCAGATGCCGCTCCTCGACCTGGTGCAGGAGGGCAACACCGGCCTGATCCGCGCCGTGGAGAAGTTCGACTACGTCAAGGGCTTCAAGTTCTCCACCTATGCGACCTGGTGGGTACGCCAGGCGATCACCCGCGGCATCGCACAGCAGGCCCGCGTCGTACGCCTGCCCGTGCACGTCGTCGAGGAGCTGAACCAGGTCGGCGCCGCTCGCCGCAACCTCGAGCGCCAGTTGGGCCGTGAGCCCGAGCCCGACGAGATCGCCGGCGAGCTCGACATGGACCTTCATCGCGTCCTCGACCTGATCGCATGGGGCCGCGACCACGTGAGCCTCGACACCCCGGTCGACGAGGACGGCGACACCTCACTCGGCGACCTCGTCGCTCGCGAGACGCTGCCCGGCCCCGACATCACGGTGCTCGACGTCGAGTCGCGCGACCGGCTCTCGGGTCTGGTCGACAAGCTCGGCGAACGCGAGGCCGACATCATCCGCGCCCGCTACGGCCTGCTCGACGGCCGCCAGCACAAGCTCGCCGACATCGGCCGCCGGCATGGCATCTCCGCCGAGCGCGTACGTCAGCTCGAGCGCGAGGCGATCGCGCGGCTGCGTACGATCGCCGATCCCGATCTCGCCGCCTGA
- a CDS encoding endonuclease/exonuclease/phosphatase family protein — translation MPVRTRMFAPVALAAAGLVLASLTAAGAQAPQGDPDQPTMAELARSRYATKVKVMTRNVFLGADLGPGLAAPDIDRLIRGAGEILNQVDANRFGKRADALAHEISHTKPDLIGLQEVAKWRTAPCGSPYFPPQAKHVRYDFLKMLLARLNADGRTYRLVRAQNQFDFEVPANTTGDPAQNHCDTNGRLTMRDVILARTDGRPIKVRHRQGGTFKHLLKVRPGGLIDFPVKRGWLSVDAKVGKSPWFRFVDTHLESFDDESKHPSIRARQARELVKKSGPIGSSKLPAVLVGDLNSDVPTEVKPGDGQAFQALLDAKMHSRSVRKPRSCCLHLDLLGPDADRDDTSQRDHVVDHIMTDSPQRILRFRGKVTGLKPYHGWWGSDHAGVVSTLLLMK, via the coding sequence GTGCCCGTACGTACTCGCATGTTCGCGCCCGTCGCGCTCGCCGCCGCCGGCCTCGTCCTCGCCTCGCTCACGGCGGCCGGGGCCCAGGCACCGCAGGGCGACCCCGACCAGCCCACCATGGCCGAGCTGGCCCGCTCGAGGTATGCCACCAAGGTCAAGGTCATGACCCGGAACGTGTTCCTCGGCGCCGACCTCGGGCCCGGCCTCGCCGCGCCCGACATCGACCGGCTCATCCGCGGCGCCGGCGAGATCCTGAACCAGGTGGACGCGAACAGGTTCGGAAAGCGGGCCGACGCGCTTGCACACGAGATCTCGCACACCAAGCCCGACCTGATCGGGCTCCAGGAGGTCGCCAAGTGGCGTACGGCACCGTGCGGCTCACCGTACTTCCCGCCGCAGGCCAAGCACGTGCGTTACGACTTCCTGAAGATGCTGCTGGCCAGGCTCAACGCCGACGGCCGTACGTACCGACTGGTGCGCGCGCAGAACCAGTTCGACTTCGAGGTCCCGGCGAACACGACCGGCGATCCCGCGCAGAACCACTGCGACACCAACGGCCGTCTCACGATGCGCGACGTCATCCTGGCGCGCACCGACGGGCGTCCCATCAAGGTGCGTCACCGGCAGGGCGGCACGTTCAAGCACCTGCTCAAGGTGCGGCCGGGCGGCCTGATCGACTTCCCGGTCAAGCGCGGCTGGCTGAGCGTCGACGCGAAGGTCGGCAAGAGCCCGTGGTTCCGGTTCGTCGACACGCACCTCGAGTCGTTCGACGACGAGTCGAAGCATCCCAGCATTCGCGCGCGCCAGGCCCGCGAACTGGTGAAGAAGTCCGGCCCGATCGGCTCCAGCAAGCTCCCCGCCGTGCTCGTCGGTGACCTGAACTCCGATGTACCCACCGAGGTCAAGCCCGGCGACGGGCAGGCGTTCCAGGCGCTCCTCGACGCCAAGATGCACTCGCGGTCGGTACGCAAGCCGCGGTCGTGCTGTCTGCATCTCGACCTACTCGGCCCGGACGCCGACCGCGACGACACGTCCCAACGCGACCATGTCGTGGACCACATCATGACCGACTCCCCCCAGCGGATCCTGCGGTTCCGCGGCAAGGTGACCGGTCTGAAGCCGTACCACGGCTGGTGGGGCTCCGACCACGCCGGTGTCGTGTCCACACTGCTGCTGATGAAATGA
- a CDS encoding S9 family peptidase — protein sequence MTTEQSPPVARRIPQERTHHGDTVVDEYEWLRAKDDPETIAYLEAENSYTERQTEHLAGLRESIFTEIKDRTQETDLSVPTRRGSWWYYTRTVEGRQYGLHCRRRVDDPDDWTPPELDAHEDVDGEQVLLDGNAEAEGHDFFALGAFSVSRDGNLLAYATDTTGDERFTIRVKDLRTGELLADTIPNAHYGATWSLQGTHLFYTTVDDAWRPDKVWRHRIGAPTDDDVVVLHEPDDRYWVGVGSTRSERYLVIALGSKVTSEYHVIDAAEPEQEPRVVLPRREGVEYSVDHVVVDGSDRFLILHNDGAENFELVETPADATDPSNWRTLLPHDPAVRLESSDAFADRIVVGYRRDALTRLGVIEIGAGGYAPIHEIEFDETLFACDTAGNPEWTQPFVRIVYTSFVTPMTVYDYAPDSGSLVVRKRQPVLGGYDPADYEQHRAWAIADDGERIPISVVVRKGTPHDGSAPFLLYGYGAYEASSDPGFSIARLSLLDRGMGYAVAHVRGGGEMGRHWYENGRLLTKRNTFTDFVAAARQLVADGWTSHDRLVAEGASAGGLLMGAVANIAPEAFAGVLTEVPFVDALTSILDPSLPLTVIEWDEWGNPLRDSDVYAYMKAYSPYENVTAQAYPPILATTSLHDTRVLYVEPAKWVARLRAVTDGAADVLLKTEMSAGHGGVSGRYESWRERAYELAWALDKAGLASS from the coding sequence ATGACGACCGAGCAGAGCCCTCCCGTCGCGCGCCGCATACCCCAAGAGCGCACGCATCACGGTGACACCGTTGTCGACGAGTACGAATGGCTGCGCGCCAAGGACGATCCCGAGACGATCGCGTACCTCGAGGCCGAGAACTCCTACACCGAAAGGCAGACCGAGCACCTCGCCGGGCTGCGCGAGTCGATCTTCACCGAGATCAAGGACCGCACCCAGGAGACCGACCTGTCGGTCCCGACGCGCCGAGGGTCGTGGTGGTACTACACGCGCACGGTCGAGGGCCGACAGTACGGCCTGCACTGTCGACGTCGCGTCGACGACCCCGACGACTGGACCCCGCCCGAGCTCGACGCGCACGAAGACGTCGACGGCGAACAGGTTCTCCTCGACGGCAACGCCGAGGCCGAGGGGCACGACTTCTTCGCCCTCGGTGCCTTTTCCGTCAGCCGCGACGGCAACCTGCTCGCGTACGCGACCGACACGACCGGCGATGAGCGGTTCACCATCCGGGTCAAGGACCTCCGCACGGGCGAGCTGCTCGCCGACACGATTCCCAACGCGCACTACGGTGCGACGTGGTCGCTGCAGGGCACCCACCTGTTCTACACGACCGTCGACGACGCCTGGCGTCCCGACAAGGTGTGGCGGCACCGCATCGGTGCCCCCACCGACGACGACGTCGTGGTCCTGCACGAGCCCGACGACCGCTACTGGGTCGGCGTCGGGTCAACCCGCAGCGAGCGGTATCTGGTGATCGCCCTCGGGTCGAAGGTCACCAGTGAGTACCACGTCATCGACGCAGCCGAGCCCGAGCAGGAGCCACGGGTCGTACTCCCCCGGCGCGAAGGCGTCGAGTACTCCGTCGACCACGTCGTGGTCGACGGCTCCGACCGGTTCCTCATCCTGCACAACGACGGCGCCGAGAACTTCGAGCTCGTCGAGACACCGGCCGATGCGACCGACCCGTCGAACTGGCGCACGCTGCTCCCCCACGACCCCGCCGTGCGCCTCGAGAGCTCCGACGCGTTCGCCGACCGCATCGTGGTCGGCTACCGACGCGATGCGCTCACCCGGCTCGGAGTCATCGAGATCGGCGCCGGAGGGTATGCGCCGATTCACGAGATCGAGTTCGACGAGACGCTGTTCGCCTGCGACACGGCGGGCAATCCCGAATGGACCCAACCGTTCGTCCGGATCGTCTACACGTCGTTCGTTACCCCGATGACGGTGTACGACTACGCGCCCGACTCCGGCTCACTGGTCGTACGCAAGCGACAGCCCGTGCTCGGCGGCTACGACCCTGCCGACTACGAGCAGCATCGCGCGTGGGCGATCGCCGACGACGGCGAGCGGATCCCGATCTCGGTGGTGGTTCGCAAGGGCACTCCGCACGACGGGTCCGCACCATTCCTGCTCTACGGCTACGGCGCGTACGAGGCCAGCTCCGATCCCGGCTTCAGCATCGCGAGGCTCTCGCTGCTCGACCGCGGCATGGGCTACGCGGTCGCGCACGTACGCGGGGGTGGCGAGATGGGCCGGCACTGGTACGAGAACGGCCGACTGTTGACGAAGCGCAACACGTTCACCGACTTCGTCGCGGCGGCCCGACAGCTGGTCGCCGACGGGTGGACGTCTCACGACCGCCTCGTCGCCGAGGGCGCCAGCGCCGGTGGGCTGCTGATGGGTGCGGTCGCCAACATCGCGCCGGAGGCGTTCGCCGGCGTGCTCACCGAGGTGCCGTTCGTCGACGCGCTGACCTCGATCCTCGACCCGTCGCTGCCGCTCACGGTGATCGAGTGGGACGAGTGGGGCAACCCGCTGCGCGACTCCGACGTGTACGCGTACATGAAGGCGTACTCCCCGTACGAGAACGTCACGGCGCAGGCGTACCCGCCGATCCTCGCGACCACCAGCCTGCACGACACCCGGGTCCTGTACGTCGAGCCGGCGAAGTGGGTAGCACGGCTGCGCGCGGTCACCGACGGCGCCGCAGACGTGCTGCTGAAGACGGAGATGAGCGCCGGGCACGGCGGCGTGAGCGGCAGGTACGAGTCGTGGAGAGAGCGCGCGTACGAGCTGGCCTGGGCACTCGACAAGGCCGGCCTGGCCAGCAGCTAG
- a CDS encoding DNA polymerase IV produces the protein MRSEPTVLHLDLDAFFASVEQRDKPSLRGKPVIVGGIGPRGVVSTASYEARTFGVHSAMSTAQARALCPHAAFLNGRFGAYRATSRRVMRVLRDLSPIVEPLSLDEAFVDLTASALDDFSPTALETAMRDLKASVHEASGGIAGSAGVATSKLIAKIASDLDKPDGLRIVGAGTERDLIRPMQVTVIPGVGPATSERLRRAGIHTVADAERVTEAELVRLLGNAHGHSLHKLVRADDDRPVESQRETKSVSVEDTFDTDLVDATLLRSIVARHAAHVCERLRAARLSGRTVTVKIRLYDFTTHSRSATLPAPTDDARVVSRLARQLVDDVDTGAGVRLLGVAVSGLADWIQEDLFGDDEEPDEPPSGPLPAVHQRARYVPGGDVVHRTYGPGWVWGAGLGRVTVRFETAATPPGPVRTFGIDDPDLEPARPEDDDGDADDPATVSA, from the coding sequence ATGCGCTCCGAGCCGACCGTGCTGCATCTCGACCTCGATGCATTCTTCGCTTCGGTCGAGCAGCGCGACAAGCCGTCTCTGCGTGGCAAGCCGGTCATTGTCGGCGGCATCGGCCCGCGTGGGGTCGTTTCGACGGCGTCGTACGAGGCGCGCACGTTCGGCGTGCATTCCGCGATGTCGACCGCGCAAGCGCGGGCCTTGTGCCCACACGCCGCCTTCCTCAACGGCCGGTTCGGAGCGTACCGCGCGACGAGCCGACGGGTGATGCGCGTGCTGCGCGACCTCTCGCCGATCGTCGAGCCGCTGTCCCTCGACGAGGCGTTCGTCGACCTCACCGCGAGCGCGCTGGACGACTTCTCCCCCACCGCGCTCGAGACCGCGATGCGCGATCTGAAGGCGTCGGTCCACGAAGCGAGCGGCGGCATCGCCGGCTCGGCCGGTGTCGCGACCTCGAAGCTGATCGCCAAGATCGCGAGCGACCTCGACAAGCCCGACGGCCTTCGCATCGTCGGCGCCGGCACCGAGCGCGACCTGATCCGGCCGATGCAGGTCACGGTGATCCCGGGAGTCGGTCCGGCGACGAGTGAACGCCTTCGGCGTGCCGGCATCCACACCGTCGCCGATGCCGAGCGAGTGACCGAGGCCGAGCTCGTCCGCCTGCTCGGCAACGCGCACGGCCACTCGCTACACAAGCTCGTCCGTGCCGACGACGACCGCCCGGTCGAGTCACAGCGGGAGACGAAGTCGGTCAGCGTCGAAGACACCTTCGACACCGACCTCGTCGACGCGACGTTGCTGCGCTCGATCGTCGCGAGGCACGCGGCTCATGTGTGCGAGCGACTGCGTGCCGCGCGCCTGTCCGGACGCACGGTCACCGTCAAGATTCGGCTGTACGACTTCACCACCCACAGCCGCTCCGCAACCCTTCCCGCACCGACCGACGACGCCCGCGTCGTCTCCCGGCTCGCCCGCCAACTCGTCGACGACGTCGACACCGGTGCAGGTGTCCGCCTGCTCGGCGTCGCAGTTTCCGGTCTCGCCGACTGGATCCAGGAAGACCTGTTCGGCGACGACGAGGAGCCCGACGAGCCGCCCAGCGGGCCCCTCCCGGCCGTGCACCAGCGCGCGCGCTACGTACCCGGCGGCGACGTCGTCCATCGGACGTACGGGCCGGGTTGGGTGTGGGGAGCCGGGCTCGGCCGGGTCACCGTTCGGTTCGAGACCGCGGCAACGCCGCCCGGCCCGGTCCGCACCTTCGGCATCGACGATCCCGACCTCGAACCCGCCCGCCCCGAAGACGACGATGGCGACGCAGACGACCCGGCTACCGTGTCCGCATGA
- a CDS encoding universal stress protein, which produces MSTIVVGYVPKQEGRAALDRAAEEAVLRNARLVVVNSHRGGRDFDRDDALETEQQLQEVRDKLQDAGVDHEIRQLVRGMDPADDLIKVAEDLNADFIVIGLRRRSPVGKLILGSNAQRVLLDSPCPVLAVKAEK; this is translated from the coding sequence ATGAGCACGATCGTGGTGGGCTACGTCCCTAAGCAGGAAGGCAGAGCCGCGCTCGACCGAGCCGCCGAGGAGGCGGTCCTGCGTAACGCCCGGCTCGTTGTCGTCAACTCCCACCGGGGCGGTCGCGACTTCGACCGCGACGACGCACTCGAGACCGAACAGCAGTTGCAGGAGGTGCGCGACAAGCTGCAGGATGCCGGCGTCGACCACGAGATCCGCCAGCTGGTACGCGGCATGGATCCCGCCGACGACCTGATCAAGGTCGCCGAAGACCTGAACGCCGACTTCATCGTCATCGGCCTACGCCGGCGCTCGCCGGTCGGGAAACTGATCCTCGGGAGCAATGCGCAGCGCGTACTCCTCGACTCGCCATGCCCTGTGCTGGCGGTCAAGGCCGAGAAGTAG
- a CDS encoding DUF4192 domain-containing protein, translating to MQHGRLGAHDAHRRSRYRHRRRDGPALWITPTRFAARRHLVSVSSRSRRATARKLSTSRSGRPVDRPVLRATSIPDLLGCVPAALGFHPRRSLVAIALQGKRFVFHLRADLPAPEYADECAAQLLPPLVAQQPDGVLLVAYTEPEPSSDVRGVDRLSADALVAELRRKLSQHDIDVREAVRCDGARYWSYDCDREECCPSDGTPYDIESSSTLADAVFNGLEVLPDRSAVEQRFHGVAGARRVEMEAVTERMVTEVLAAGGLDVEDEQSWDHGRLGRHPDLLRAGAAYVTDLLSELDGERAGSLSDEDAARLTIWTLLLPVRDLAWSYIDRDNAEHHRQLWTGVAQRAVSPFEPAPLCLAAFACWLSGNGTQARCALDRVSEVEPAYSMGTLLTDMLERCVPPSAWRPFDPAMIRSQFPPEAEQQSA from the coding sequence ATGCAGCACGGTCGGCTCGGAGCGCATGACGCCCATCGTCGCAGTCGGTACCGACATCGGCGCCGTGACGGGCCGGCCCTGTGGATAACTCCGACACGTTTCGCCGCGCGGCGGCATCTTGTGAGTGTGAGCAGTCGATCAAGACGCGCCACGGCGCGCAAACTCAGTACGTCGCGGTCCGGTCGTCCGGTAGACCGACCGGTCCTGCGAGCCACCTCGATCCCCGACCTCCTCGGCTGTGTGCCGGCGGCGCTCGGGTTCCACCCACGGCGGTCGCTGGTCGCGATCGCGCTGCAGGGCAAGCGATTCGTGTTCCATCTACGTGCCGACCTGCCGGCGCCCGAGTACGCCGACGAGTGCGCTGCCCAGCTGCTGCCGCCGCTGGTCGCGCAGCAACCCGACGGCGTCCTCCTCGTCGCCTACACCGAGCCCGAGCCGAGCAGCGACGTACGCGGAGTCGACCGGTTGTCCGCCGACGCGCTCGTGGCCGAACTGCGCCGGAAGCTGTCGCAGCACGACATCGACGTACGTGAGGCGGTGCGCTGCGACGGGGCGCGCTACTGGTCGTACGACTGCGACCGTGAGGAATGCTGCCCGTCGGACGGCACGCCGTACGACATCGAGTCGTCGTCGACGCTTGCGGACGCCGTCTTCAACGGGCTCGAGGTGCTTCCCGACCGGTCCGCCGTCGAGCAGCGGTTCCATGGTGTCGCGGGTGCCCGGCGCGTCGAGATGGAGGCCGTGACCGAGCGGATGGTGACCGAGGTCCTCGCCGCCGGGGGCCTCGACGTGGAGGACGAGCAGTCGTGGGACCACGGCCGGCTCGGCCGGCATCCGGACCTGCTGCGCGCGGGTGCTGCGTACGTGACCGACCTGCTGTCGGAGCTCGACGGCGAGCGCGCCGGTTCGCTGAGTGACGAGGATGCCGCTCGGCTCACCATCTGGACGCTGCTCCTGCCCGTACGCGACCTCGCGTGGTCGTACATCGACCGCGACAACGCCGAGCACCATCGGCAACTGTGGACGGGCGTCGCGCAGCGGGCGGTCTCGCCCTTCGAGCCGGCGCCCCTGTGTCTCGCGGCGTTCGCGTGCTGGCTGTCCGGGAACGGCACGCAGGCCCGCTGTGCGCTCGACCGCGTCAGCGAGGTCGAACCGGCCTATTCGATGGGCACCTTGCTCACGGACATGCTCGAGCGCTGCGTGCCGCCGAGCGCGTGGCGGCCGTTCGACCCGGCGATGATCCGCTCGCAGTTTCCACCCGAGGCCGAGCAACAATCCGCATGA
- a CDS encoding glutamate-cysteine ligase family protein, whose protein sequence is MGQEVDQRTFSREDRTRYRAKVRRCLDVFARMLSASRFDVDRPMSGIEIELNLIDEQGSPALKNVEALEAIADDDFQTELGQFNIEINVPPRRLDDGGLEAFESGIRDDLNEAARKASGVGAHLLVIGILPTLEHGHMTAESLSPNPRYELLSDQILAARGEDISITIDGADRLQTTADTIVPEAACTSTQLHLQVSPDDYAPYWNASQAVAGVQLALGANSPFLLGKQLWHETRIALFEQATDTRSEELKTQGVRSRVWFGERWINSIFDLFEENVRYFPALLPILEDEDPVEVFERGDTPSLAELRLHNGTIYRWNRPVYDVVADRPHVRVENRVLPAGPTIVDTMANAAFYFGVTRALVGDERPLWSQMSFSAAEENFHTAARHGIDAQLFWPGLGAVPATELVLRRLLPLAYEGLESFGVGARERDRLLGVIEQRCLTGRNGSTWQIAAFRKAYDDARRSRLDALRAVVLAYEERMHSNEPVHAWSL, encoded by the coding sequence ATGGGCCAGGAAGTCGACCAGCGTACGTTCAGTCGCGAGGACCGCACTCGATACCGGGCGAAGGTACGTCGCTGCCTGGACGTGTTCGCCCGCATGCTCAGTGCGTCGCGGTTCGACGTCGACCGACCGATGTCGGGTATCGAGATCGAGCTGAACCTCATCGACGAGCAGGGCTCACCTGCGCTGAAGAATGTCGAGGCGCTCGAGGCGATCGCCGACGACGACTTCCAGACCGAGCTCGGCCAGTTCAACATCGAGATCAATGTGCCACCCCGACGGCTCGACGACGGTGGCCTGGAGGCGTTCGAGAGCGGGATCCGCGACGACCTCAACGAGGCGGCGCGCAAGGCTTCGGGTGTCGGGGCACACCTGCTCGTCATCGGCATCCTGCCGACGCTGGAGCACGGCCACATGACCGCCGAGTCGTTGTCGCCGAACCCGCGGTACGAGCTGCTGTCCGACCAGATCCTTGCCGCTCGTGGCGAGGACATCTCGATCACGATCGACGGTGCCGACCGGCTGCAGACGACCGCGGACACGATCGTCCCCGAGGCGGCGTGCACGAGTACGCAGCTGCATCTGCAGGTCAGTCCGGACGACTACGCGCCGTACTGGAACGCCTCGCAGGCGGTCGCGGGGGTGCAACTCGCCTTGGGTGCGAACTCGCCGTTCCTGCTCGGCAAGCAGCTATGGCACGAGACGCGGATCGCGCTGTTCGAGCAGGCGACGGACACCCGCAGCGAAGAGCTCAAGACGCAGGGCGTTCGCTCCCGCGTGTGGTTCGGCGAGCGGTGGATCAACTCGATCTTCGACCTGTTCGAGGAGAACGTCCGCTACTTCCCGGCGTTGCTGCCGATTCTCGAGGACGAGGATCCGGTCGAGGTGTTCGAGCGGGGCGACACCCCGTCGCTTGCGGAGCTGCGACTGCACAACGGCACGATCTACCGCTGGAACCGCCCGGTGTACGACGTCGTCGCGGACCGGCCGCACGTACGCGTCGAGAACCGCGTGCTCCCGGCGGGGCCGACGATCGTCGACACGATGGCCAACGCGGCGTTCTACTTCGGCGTCACGAGAGCGCTGGTCGGCGACGAACGGCCACTGTGGTCGCAGATGTCGTTCAGCGCCGCCGAGGAGAACTTCCACACCGCCGCCCGGCACGGCATCGACGCGCAGCTGTTCTGGCCCGGGCTCGGCGCCGTGCCGGCGACGGAGCTCGTCCTGCGTCGGCTGCTGCCGCTCGCGTACGAAGGGCTCGAGTCGTTCGGCGTCGGTGCGCGGGAGCGCGACCGGCTGCTCGGCGTCATCGAACAACGGTGTCTCACGGGCCGCAACGGTTCGACGTGGCAGATCGCGGCGTTCCGCAAGGCGTACGACGATGCGCGGCGCAGCCGGCTCGACGCGCTGCGGGCGGTCGTGCTCGCGTACGAGGAGCGGATGCACAGCAACGAGCCGGTGCACGCCTGGTCGTTGTGA